Proteins from a single region of Ziziphus jujuba cultivar Dongzao chromosome 1, ASM3175591v1:
- the LOC107435929 gene encoding G-type lectin S-receptor-like serine/threonine-protein kinase At1g11330, whose protein sequence is MEFLIEGLKVSSVSYSICDTTLPHNSTGCLVSTPMMYKDGNNFSDIIKGSILSSMLFSWPASTGTSDCEQACRCNCSCVAYISSMDNGTRCELFCGNKNDLLNDIRRGNRSIYVHENDSKSGINGIQVGTGEVHASQLSPNNDPNIEDVIELRRKNDHELSLLNFISVVAATDNFSACNKIGEGGFGPIYKLQGNEIAMKRLSKYSGQGLVEFKNEVQLICKVQHRNLVKLLGCCIEQGEKILIYEYMPNRSLDSFIFDPVNKLLLDWTKRKYIIEGIAQGLLYLHKYSRLRIIHRDFKTSSILLDDYMNPKISDFGMARILFEDESKIKTKRVAGTYGYMSPEYAVHGLFSKKSNVFSFGVTVLEIVSGKKNATFHEPNCSMNLLGYAWELWKDGRCTELIDQTLGDSCPMNDVVMFIQVGLFCVQENEDRPNMWDLVFMLSSERESLREPKQPAYTTLLNAAADGSSISTRQNPFPNLASISLVEAR, encoded by the exons ATGGAGTTCCTGATTGAGGGCCTAAAGGTTTCTAGTGTAAGCTACTCTATATGTGATACCACATTGCCACACAATTCTACAGGATGCTTGGTATCAACGCCAATGATGTACAAAGATGGAAATAATTTCTCAGACATTATCAAAGGATCAATCCTAAGTTCAATGCTTTTTAGTTGGCCAGCCAGTACAGGTACCAGTGATTGTGAGCAAGCATGCAGGTGCAACTGTTCATGTGTTGCATATATTTCTTCGATGGATAATGGGACTCGGTGTGAACTTTTCTGTGGAAATAAAAATGATCTTTTGAATGACATAAGGAGAGGAAACAGAAGCATCTATGTGCATGAAAATGATTCTAAATCTG GAATAAATGGGATTCAAGTAGGCACAGGAGAAGTTCATGCATCCCAGTTAAGTCCAAACAATGATCCTAACATAGAAGATGTTATTGAGCTCAGGAGGAAGAATGATCATGAGCTTTCCCTGCTTAATTTTATTAGTGTAGTGGCAGCCACTGATAATTTCTCAGCTTGTAATAAGATTGGAGAGGGTGGTTTTGGACCTATTTATAAG CTACAAGGTAATGAAATTGCAATGAAAAGGCTTTCAAAATATTCTGGACAAGGATTAGTAGAGTTCAAGAATGAGGTACAATTAATTTGTAAGGTACAGCACAGAAATCTTGTCAAGCTTTTGGGTTGTTGCATTGAGCAAGGGGAAAAGATCTTAATCTATGAGTACATGCCCAACAGAAGCTTGGATTCCTTCATCTTT GATCCAGTAAACAAACTGCTACTGGACTGGACGAAACGTAAATACATCATTGAAGGGATTGCTCAAGGACTTCTATACCTTCACAAGTACTCAAGATTAAGAATTATTCACCGTGATTTCAAAACTAGCAGTATCCTATTGGATGACTACATGAACCCCAAAATATCAGATTTTGGCATGGCAAGAATTCTTTTTGAGGATGAAAGCAAAATCAAAACGAAGAGGGTTGCTGGAACATA TGGCTACATGTCTCCGGAGTACGCAGTGCATGGCCTTTTCTCAAAAAAATCCAATGTATTTAGCTTTGGAGTGACTGTGTTGGAGATTGTGAGTGGCAAGAAGAATGCAACTTTTCATGAACCAAACTGCTCAATGAACTTACTAGGATAT GCTTGGGAGTTATGGAAAGATGGGAGATGCACAGAGTTAATCGATCAAACATTAGGTGATTCATGTCCTATGAATGACGTAGTCATGTTCATCCAGGTGGGTCTGTTTTGTGTTCAAGAAAATGAAGACAGGCCAAACATGTGGGATCTAGTATTCATGTTGAGCAGTGAAAGGGAGAGTTTACGTGAGCCTAAACAGCCTGCATATACTACTCTTCTAAATGCAGCAGCAGATGGTAGTTCAATTTCAACAAGGCAAAATCCTTTTCCAAATCTTGCATCAATTTCACTAGTCGAAGCAAGATAA